One stretch of Bombus terrestris chromosome 5, iyBomTerr1.2, whole genome shotgun sequence DNA includes these proteins:
- the LOC100643076 gene encoding peptidyl-prolyl cis-trans isomerase FKBP62, with translation MKMMLLQTWKSADNIVRKDIIKPGTFSRKPTDCASCEVVIENINVINASVEDLKNKFNSQILHGISKEVLTIGEANCEIDRQIERAIQMMMVLEKSLVTIDIMLEGIDDRLVIKFEITLNKVQPYKPIWEWSPQDKYSIALKYKEAGVCLFQKHRYVDAFYKFSKACKILITLEPIQDLELDKTLETKINNLRLILYNNMAGCQLSRKNYEHTISLCNKILNKEANNVKALYRRGVARGNLKDVENAVTDLKYAVSLEPHNQVIKEQLTIYNTKLQEANQKFEDMVKKMFKA, from the coding sequence atgaaaatgatgtTACTTCAAACGTGGAAATCGGCAGATAATATTGTaagaaaagatataataaaGCCAGGAACTTTCTCGAGAAAACCGACTGACTGCGCTTCTTGTGAAGTTGTTATTGAAAACATAAATGTTATCAATGCGTCTGTAGAAGAtttgaaaaacaaatttaacTCGCAGATTTTACATGGTATAAGTAAAGAAGTGTTAACTATAGGTGAAGCAAATTGTGAAATAGATCGTCAAATTGAGCGAGCAATACAAATGATGATGGTGTTGGAAAAAAGTTTAGTTACAATAGATATAATGTTAGAAGGCATTGATGATCGTTTAGTTATTAAGTTCGAAATAACATTGAATAAAGTGCAACCATATAAACCAATTTGGGAATGGTCACCACAAGACAAGTATTCGATAGCTTTAAAATATAAGGAAGCAGGTGTATGTTTATTTCAGAAACATAGATACGTGGatgcattttataaatttagtaAAGCCTGTAAAATTCTAATAACATTAGAACCAATTCAGGATTTAGAATTAGATAAGACATtagaaactaaaattaataatttgagacttatattatataacaatatggCTGGGTGTCAATTAAGTCGTAAAAATTATGAACATACCATATCCttatgtaataaaattctaaataaagaaGCTAACAACGTTAAAGCATTATACAGAAGAGGAGTGGCACGTGGAAATTTGAAAGATGTAGAAAATGCTGTTACTGATCTAAAATATGCTGTTAGTCTAGAACCACATAACCAAGTAATAAAAGAACAACttacaatatataatacaaaattacaaGAGGCCAACCAGAAATTTGAAGATATGGTAAAAAAGATGTTCAAAGCTTAA